From a single Podarcis raffonei isolate rPodRaf1 chromosome 10, rPodRaf1.pri, whole genome shotgun sequence genomic region:
- the MOV10L1 gene encoding RNA helicase Mov10l1, which yields MYHLFSKVVSFFWRRADEEMEGGRRRAAGDGSKLKTVNGVVTRFCLDYGLIDDLICFTSEAVMSNIPLQVGQQVVALVEEDKTSHGLRAIRVEKVSDKWEDDSKCPYQGDQDTKTLIGSITSLTALGGSVNQTTSFSMDDVCEGFDPCKGDWVQVEYFINPTTWTSEAVSVKPLRYKRIDKLRVSSVCGRTGVVDDNIFFTLDFLKLPDGYFPRRHDLVNVVVVESNQSCYIWRALCMAPAENNWSSLTNATNLDESYENLMKDKEGLEVSKMINFGTLKLGMHKSIEVWIENKGKAAHSLISCKLGGWDKEKQFCLQVPGTCQKSSAASLGNPPEVQPVDENNIGDDNNFVSRQSEKLEKEQKETGEKKTAEPIEAISLPSGRKISIVVTCTAKNPGRCKDLLLLCFSDCVIGRYVEATIETEEELLIAATQPFSQRKRQITSDSHNDKATIVLPELKRISRRQLPSFLPQYPIPDLLRRCVEKKMDILIFQPSLGEALTLANYKAKFSALLWLEEIYEEMEIKELSMCGVTLEKNGNLLVLRVPGVAEGRPSLCIGDRVILKTQDYSEPIVHYIAFVTEIHDEEVTLKLNSEFEQAYNSEPMDVEFTVSRTTSRRCHFAVEQAIHLGQKVLFPYQVTVQSPQVVKQWHDSECLSDAQKQNITEEDEDKRAQNGNERRMPKDEGAIISDVVTIATQTLNGTSVSSRRNCDFFNPMLNEHQKLAVKRILSGECRPTPYILFGPPGTGKTVTVIEAILQIHYTIPDSRILVCAPSNSASDLVCSRLHDSNLLKPGVMVRVNASSRNEETLSDMIKLYSKDGEDIWKASRFRIIIVTCSSAGMFYQIGIRLGHFTHAFLDEAGQASEPESLIPLGLISEVSGQIILSGDPMQLGPVIKSRLASVYGLHISLLERLMSRPLYQRDEEAFGATESYNPLLITKLVKNYRSHAALLTLPSRLFYHKELEVCADPSVTNSLLGWNKLPRKGFPLVFHGMRGTETREGYNPSWFNPTEAVQVMFYCCLVAKSIYHSVSQKDIGVITPYQKQVEKIRILLRSVDLADIKVGSVEEFQGQEFLVIILSTVRSNETSFADEKQLLGFLTNSKRFNVAITRPKALLVIVGNPHVLVRDACFSALLEYSLTNGAYIGCDLPQELQNLNQSE from the exons ATGTACCACCTGTTTTCCAAAGTCGTCTCTTTTTTCTGGCGAAGGGCTGACGAGGAGATGGAAGGAGGCAGGCGCCGGGCAGCCGGAG ATGGCAGTAAGTTAAAAACTGTAAATGGTGTAGTGACAAGATTCTGCCTAGACTACGGCTTGATAGATGATTTGATCTGTTTCACCAGCGAAGCTGTGATGAGCAACATTCCACTGCAAGTTGGACAGCAGGTTGTAGCTCTTGTTGAAGAAGATAAAACCTCTCATGGATTAAGGGCAATCAGG GTAGAAAAGGTATCTGATAAATGGGAAGATGACAGCAAATGTCCTTATCAAGGGGACCAGGACACCAAAACACTCATTGGCAGTATTACTTCTCTAACTGCACTTGGTGGCAGCGTTAATCAGACAACCTCCTTTTCCATGGATGATGTTTGTGAAG GTTTTGACCCTTGTAAAGGAGATTGGGTGCAAGTAGAATATTTCATTAACCCAACAACCTGGACCAGTGAAGCAGTTTCTGTAAAGCCCTTGAGGTATAAGAGAATTGACAAG CTTCGTGTTTCCAGTGTGTGTGGAAGAACTGGTGTAGTCGACGACAATATCTTTTTCACCCTGGATTTCCTGAAACTTCCTGATGGTTATTTTCCTCGTAGACATGACCTTGTCAATGTGGTGGTTGTGGAGAGTAACCAATCATGTTATATCTGGAGAGCACTTTGTATGGCTCCAGCAGAAAATAACTG GTCATCTCTAACCAATGCAACCAATTTGGATGAATCATATGAAAATTTAATGAAGGACAAAGAAGGCCTAGAGGTATCAAAAATGATAAACTTTGGAACACTAAAATTAGGAATGCATAAAAGCATCGAAGTCTGGATAGA GAATAAAGGGAAAGCAGCACATTCTTTAATTAGCTGCAAATTGGGTGGCTGGGATAAAGAGAAGCAATTTTGTCTTCAAGTGCCAGGAACATGTCAGAAGAGTTCTGCAGCATCCCTAGGGAATCCACCAG AAGTTCAGCCTGTGGATGAAAACAATATTGGAGACGATAACAACTTTGTTAGCAGACAATCTGAGAAACTAGAAAAGGAGCAAAAAGAAActggagaaaagaaaacagcagaacCCATCGAGGCTATCTCTCTGCCTTCTGGGAGAAAGATTTCTATAGTAGTTACATGCACTGCAAA GAACCCTGGCCGCTGCAAAGACCTCTTGTTGCTCTGCTTTTCTGACTGTGTTATCGGTCGCTACGTTGAAGCAACTATAGAAACAGAAGAGGAGTTATTAATAGCAGCCACTCAGCCTTTTTCCCAACGAAAACGTCAAATCACTTCGGACTCCCATAACGACAAGGCAACAATAGTTTTACCAGAATTGAAAAG AATCTCAAGGAGACAACTACCAAGTTTCCTTCCCCAGTACCCTATTCCGGATCTATTAAGGAGATGTGTGGAAAAGAAAATGGACATACTGATTTTTCAACCAAGTCTTGGAGAG GCCCTGACTCTAGCTAATTATAAAGCAAAATTTTCTGCTCTGCTGTGGCTAGAGGAAATCTATGAAGAGATGGAAATCAAAGAATTATCTATGTGTGGAGTCACCTTGGAAAAGAATGGAAATTTGTTGGTACTTCGGGTGCCAGGAGTTGCAGAGGGCCGCCCTTCTTTATGTATAG GTGACAGAGTAATATTGAAGACCCAAGATTATTCAGAGCCCATAGTCCACTACATTGCATTTGTCACTGAG ATTCATGATGAAGAGGTTACTCTGAAGCTTAACTCAGAGTTCGAACAGGCATATAATTCTGAACCTATGGATGTGGAATTTACTGTTAGCAG GACCACCAGCCGAAGATGCCATTTTGCAGTAGAACAAGCCATACATTTAGGACAAAAAG TTTTATTTCCATATCAGGTCACTGTGCAATCTCCACAAGTTGTCAAGCAGTGGCATGATTCAGAATGTCTTTCCGATGCACAAAAGCAAAACATCACAGAAGAAGATGAG GATAAGAGGGCACAAAATGGCAATGAAAGAAGGATGCCAAAAGACGAGGGAGCTATCATTTCTGATGTGGTGACTATTGCCACACAAACAC TAAATGGAACTTCAGTATCCAGTAGAAGAAACTGTGACTTCTTCAATCCCATGCTGAATGAGCATCAGAAACTAGCAGTGAAAAGGATTCTTAGTGGTGAATGTCGTCCAACTCCTTACATTCTCTTTGGACCACCAGGAACTGGTAAAACTGTCACAGTGATTGAAGCAATTTTGCAG ATACATTACACCATACCAGACAGCCGAATACTGGTCTGCGCGCCATCAAACAGTGCATCAGATCTAGTTTGTTCACGACTTCATGACAGCAACTTGTTAAAGCCAGGAGTTATGGTCAGAGTTAACGCTTCCAGCAGAAATGAAGag ACTCTCAGTGATATGATAAAGCTTTACAGCAAAGACGGAGAAGACATTTGGAAAGCATCTCGATTCAGGATCATTATAGTGACATGCAGCAGTGCAGGAATGTTCTACCAAATAGGAATAAG GCTTGGACACTTTACACATGCATTTTTGGATGAAGCAGGACAGGCCAGTGAACCAGAAAGCCTCATTCCACTGGGGCTGATTTCAGAAGTCAGTGGGCAG ATAATCCTTTCAGGTGATCCAATGCAGCTAGGTCCAGTAATAAAATCCAGGCTTGCTTCAGTTTATGGATTGCACATTTCCCTGCTGGAGAGACTGATGAGTCGCCCTCTatatcagagagatgaggaggcttTTGGTGCTACTGAATCATACAATCCTCTGTTG ATTACAAAGCTTGTGAAGAATTACAGGTCACATGCTGCACTGCTCACATTGCCATCTAGACTCTTTTACCATAAGGAGTTGGAAGTGTGTGCTGATCCTTCTGTGACAAACTCTTTGTTGGGATGGAACAAGCTGCCAAGGAAAGGTTTCCCCCTGGTTTTTCATGGAATGAGA GGCACTGAAACACGTGAAGGCTACAATCCTTCTTGGTTCAATCCTACAGAAGCAGTCCaagtaatgttttattgttgcctTGTTGCTAAAAGCATCTACCATTCAGTGTCACAGAAAGATATTGGAGTGATTACGCCTTATCAAAAGCAG GTAGAAAAAATCAGAATTCTCTTGCGCAGTGTGGATTTAGCGGACATCAAAGTGGGCTCTGTAGAGGAGTTTCAAGGGCAAGAATTCCTAGTGATCATCCTATCAACA GTTCGGTCAAACGAAACTTCATTTGCTGATGAAAAACAACTCTTAGGTTTCCTTACTAATTCAAAGCGCTTTAATGTGGCAATTACCAGACCCAAGGCATTGCTCGTTATAGTGGGGAATCCTCATGTGCTTGTCAGA GATGCCTGCTTTAGTGCTCTATTGGAATACAGTTTGACAAATGGAGCTTACATTGGCTGTGACTTACCACAGGAACTACAAAATCTAAATCA GTCTGAGTAA